The Anolis carolinensis isolate JA03-04 chromosome 1, rAnoCar3.1.pri, whole genome shotgun sequence genome window below encodes:
- the LOC134295660 gene encoding dynein axonemal heavy chain 8-like yields the protein MEEAPDSNPEIAEEIAAPEPVAPEDEDVQPSSAKDAQPEPEDLVPPESMEPSLGPQEEETAPATREGSGGSDRSRFRGTTRLGAEPSSRRMSKFRRSTSGLQSLQETLKEKQARFKEAREGRRMKINSAYKYIFEILSEKLGLDIVTIEELILDGPTLEPFDSFFAKDGARTLKLIYQEGDAPGVGKC from the exons ATGGAAGAGGCACCAGACAGTAATCCAGAAATTGCGGAAGAGATTGCAGCTCCTGAGCCTGTTGCCCCTGAAGATGAAGATGTACAACCATCTTCtgcaaaggatgctcaacctgagcCAGAAGACCTTGTTCCGCCAGAGAGTATGGAGCCTAGCCTTGGTCCACAAGAGGAAGAGACAGCCCCAGCTACTAGGGAGGGTTCAGGAGGTTCTGATCGTTCTCGGTTTCGAGGCACTACTCGACTAGGTGCAGAACCCTCAAGCCGAAGGATGTCCAAATTCCGCCGGAGCACCAGCGGACTCCAATCGCTACAGGAGACTCTGAAGGAGAAGCAG GCACGATTCAAAGAAGCAAGAGAAGGCCGAAGGATGAAAATTAATTCtgcatacaaatatatatttgagaTTCTGTCAGAAAAACTTGGATTAGATATTGTAACCATAGAAGAATTAATTTTAGATGGCCCAACA TTAGAACCATTTGACAGCTTTTTTGCCAAAGATGGAGCCAGAACCCTGAAATTAATTTATCAGGAGGGTGATGCTCCTGGTGTAGGTAAATGTTAA